Proteins co-encoded in one Saccharomyces cerevisiae S288C chromosome II, complete sequence genomic window:
- the FES1 gene encoding Hsp70 nucleotide exchange factor FES1 (Hsp70 (Ssa1p) nucleotide exchange factor; required for the release of misfolded proteins from the Hsp70 system to the Ub-proteasome machinery for degradation; cytosolic homolog of Sil1p, which is the nucleotide exchange factor for BiP (Kar2p) in the endoplasmic reticulum; protein abundance increases in response to DNA replication stress), producing the protein MEKLLQWSIANSQGDKEAMARAGQPDPKLLQQLFGGGGPDDPTLMKESMAVIMNPEVDLETKLVAFDNFEMLIENLDNANNIENLKLWEPLLDVLVQTKDEELRAAALSIIGTAVQNNLDSQNNFMKYDNGLRSLIEIASDKTKPLDVRTKAFYALSNLIRNHKDISEKFFKLNGLDCIAPVLSDNTAKPKLKMRAIALLTAYLSSVKIDENIISVLRKDGVIESTIECLSDESNLNIIDRVLSFLSHLISSGIKFNEQELHKLNEGYKHIEPLKDRLNEDDYLAVKYVL; encoded by the coding sequence ATGGAAAAGCTATTACAGTGGTCTATTGCGAATTCTCAAGGGGACAAAGAAGCTATGGCTAGGGCCGGCCAACCTGATCCTAAATTGCTACAGCAGTTATTCGGTGGTGGTGGTCCTGACGATCCAACCTTAATGAAAGAATCCATGGCTGTTATTATGAATCCGGAGGTTGACTTAGAAACAAAACTCGTTGCATTTGACAACTTTGAAATGTTGATTGAGAACTTAGATAATGCTAATAATATCGAAAATTTAAAACTGTGGGAGCCATTGTTGGATGTTCTTGTTCAGACGAAGGATGAAGAACTACGTGCTGCTGCTTTATCCATTATTGGAACGGCTGTGCAAAACAACTTGGATTCGCAAAATAATTTCATGAAATACGACAATGGTCTGCGAAGCCTTATCGAAATAGCTAGTGACAAGACAAAGCCACTCGACGTGAGAACAAAAGCTTTTTACGCACTATCTAATCTAATAAGAAACCACAAAGATATCTcagaaaagtttttcaaattaaatGGGCTCGACTGCATAGCACCTGTATTAAGTGATAACACCGCCAAACCAAAACTGAAAATGAGAGCCATTGCCTTATTGACCGCATATTTGTCATCTGTTAagattgatgaaaatataatCAGTGTGCTGAGAAAGGATGGAGTAATTGAAAGTACGATTGAGTGCTTGTCTGACGAGAGTAACTTGAACATCATAGATAGAGTTCTGTCTTTTCTCTCTCACCTGATATCTTCCGGAATAAAATTTAATGAACAGGAATTGCACAAATTGAACGAAGGTTACAAACATATCGAGCCTCTAAAGGACAGACTTAATGAAGACGATTATTTAGCCGTAAAGTATGTATTATGA
- the EXO84 gene encoding exocyst subunit EXO84 (Exocyst subunit with dual roles in exocytosis and spliceosome assembly; subunit of the the exocyst complex which mediates polarized targeting and tethering of post-Golgi secretory vesicles to active sites of exocytosis at the plasma membrane (PM) prior to SNARE-mediated fusion; required for exocyst assembly and targeting of the complex to specific sites on the bud tip PM; associates the U1 snRNP; role in pre-mRNA splicing and prespliceosome formation; possible Cdc28 substrate) → MVEFSLKKARNNWKHVKKSASSPAKQKTPPSPAKPKQKTKKNPYSDLKDPATSYTLPTINARERSRVATSMQRRLSIHNTNYAPPTLDYSMPLPDMPNMIVPNDNVDSSHNNSSFTTENESVSSKGPSNSLNLSTADLSLNDSSYNKVPARSAMRNTVNPSGSNDPFNNSTSLRKMLANPHFNAKDFVHDKLGNASAITIDKFTSNLTDLSIQVQEEVKLNINKSYNEIMTVNNDLNVAMLELKRVRANINDLNEVLDQCTKIAEKRLQLQDQIDQERQGNFNNVESHSNSPALLPPLKAGQNGNLMRRDRSSVLILEKFWDTELDQLFKNVEGAQKFINSTKGRHILMNSANWMELNTTTGKPLQMVQIFILNDLVLIADKSRDKQNDFIVSQCYPLKDVTVTQEEFSTKRLLFKFSNSNSSLYECRDADECSRLLDVIRKAKDDLCDIFHVEEENSKRIRESFRYLQSTQQTPGRENNRSPNKNKRRSMGGSITPGRNVTGAMDQYLLQNLTLSMHSRPRSRDMSSTAQRLKFLDEGVEEIDIELARLRFESAVETLLDIESQLEDLSERISDEELMLLNLISLKIEQRREAISSKLSQSILSSNEIVHLKSGTENMIKLGLPEQALDLFLQNRSNFIQDLILQIGSVDNPTNYLTQLAVIRFQTIKKTVEDFQDIFKELGAKISSILVDWCSDEVDNHFKLIDKQLLNDEMLSPGSIKSSRKQIDGLKAVGLDFVYKLDEFIKKNSDKIR, encoded by the coding sequence GTTATACGCTACCAACAATCAATGCAAGGGAGAGAAGTAGGGTAGCAACTTCAATGCAGAGAAGACTATCAATTCATAATACAAATTATGCTCCACCTACACTAGATTACTCAATGCCCCTACCTGATATGCCAAACATGATAGTTCCCAATGATAATGTGGATAGTAGTCATAATAATAGTAGTTTCACCACTGAGAACGAATCGGTAAGCTCTAAAGGCCCTTCCAACAGTTTAAATCTTTCAACTGCCGATCTCTCCCTGAACGACAGCTCCTATAATAAGGTGCCTGCTAGATCAGCAATGCGAAATACTGTCAATCCTTCCGGCAGTAATGATCCTTTCAATAATAGCACGTCGCTAAGAAAGATGTTGGCAAACCCGCATTTTAATGCTAAAGATTTTGTTCATGATAAACTAGGCAATGCGAGTGCCATTACTATTGATAAATTTACCTCAAATTTAACAGATTTATCGATACAGGTCCAAGAAGAAGTAAAGTTAAATATCAATAAATCATATAACGAAATCATGACGGTAAACAACGACCTAAATGTTGCTATGTTGGAGCTTAAAAGGGTTAGAGCAAATATAAATGATTTAAACGAGGTTTTGGATCAGTGCACCAAAATAGCTGAAAAAAGGTTACAATTGCAGGATCAAATAGATCAAGAGAGACAAGGCAATTTTAACAATGTTGAAAGTCATTCTAATAGTCCAGCGTTACTTCCGCCTTTGAAAGCAGGACAAAATGGGAATCTCATGAGGAGGGACAGATCGAGCGTCTTGATATTAGAGAAATTTTGGGATACGGAACTGGATCAGCTGTTTAAGAACGTTGAAGGTGCTCAGAAGTTTATCAATTCTACGAAAGGAAGACATATTTTAATGAATAGTGCCAATTGGATGGAATTAAATACTACCACTGGTAAACCCTTGCAGATGGTACagattttcattttgaatgatttgGTACTTATCGCCGATAAATCAAGAGATAAGCAAAATGACTTTATAGTAAGCCAGTGCTATCCTTTAAAGGATGTCACTGTCACGCAAGAGGAATTTTCCACTAAGAGGCTACTTTTCAAGTTTAGCAATTCGAATTCAAGTTTGTATGAATGTAGAGACGCAGACGAATGCTCTAGGTTGTTGGACGTTATAAGAAAGGCTAAGGATGATTTGTGCGACATATTCCATGTAGAAGAGGAGAACTCTAAACGTATTAGAGAGTCCTTTAGATATTTGCAATCTACGCAACAAACCCCAGGTAGAGAAAACAACAGAAGCCctaacaaaaacaaaagacGTAGTATGGGGGGTTCAATCACTCCTGGCCGAAATGTAACAGGCGCAATGGATCAATATCTTTTGCAGAACCTAACTCTATCAATGCATTCGAGGCCAAGGTCCAGAGATATGAGTTCAACCGCCCAGAGGCTTAAATTCCTGGATGAAGGCGTGGAAGAGATAGATATTGAATTAGCTAGGCTTAGGTTTGAAAGTGCCGTGGAAACATTATTGGATATTGAATCACAATTGGAGGATCTTTCTGAAAGAATTTCTGATGAAGAGTTAATGTTACTTAACCTGATATCTTTAAAAATCGAACAAAGAAGAGAGGCCATTTCTAGCAAACTTTCTCAGAGCATTTTATCATCGAATGAAATAGTGCATTTGAAAAGCGGTACTGAAAATATGATTAAGTTAGGATTACCAGAGCAAGCTCTTGACCTATTCTTACAGAATAGATCTAATTTCATTCAAGATTTGATTCTACAGATTGGATCAGTGGACAATCCTACGAACTATTTGACTCAATTGGCTGTTATCAGGTTCCAAACCATTAAAAAAACAGTGGAGGACTTCCAggatattttcaaagaacTCGGGGCTAAGATTTCTTCCATCCTAGTAGATTGGTGTAGCGACGAAGTGGATAATCACTTCAAATTGATAGACAAGCAATTACTGAATGATGAAATGTTATCCCCAGGGTCCATTAAGTCATCCAGAAAACAGATAGATGGATTGAAGGCCGTAGGTTTGGATTTTGTCTACAAATTGGACGAGTTTATCAAAAAGAACAGTGATAAAATTCGCTAA